The sequence below is a genomic window from Lolium perenne isolate Kyuss_39 chromosome 4, Kyuss_2.0, whole genome shotgun sequence.
CCTTTACTGTTCGATGGAGTGCATGCAATAAAAATGAAAATTTCTTCGAAATCTTTAGCAATTAATCAATGGAAAAGGGGATACAGCCCGCAACTCGTCACTGCAAGTTGATCACCAGCTGGTCGTCCAAGCCGACTTTGCCGCCACCGACCTGTATCTCGGTGTACCTGGCTCATTGCCATTGTCACAAGAGACGAGTGATAGCCAAGATCGTACGAGCAAAATAGTTTTTTTTAGAACAGAAAACTTTATATATTAAGGGTTGTTACATGAGTCTACATCGCTCATTACAAGTTCTTTATCAGAGAGTGGGATATCATCTCTCAACATTTGGTGTCCACTGGAGCTGGTTAGTTTGGCTAGTGAATCAACAACTATGTTTCATTCTCTCTTGGATAGCTCAATGACATACTCATGAAGGTTACCCAGACGTAGTTTTGCCTCTTGGTAAATATTCCAGCACCTAGTTTGTCTTCTCTGTCCTGCTCGCTACCTACTGTCCCTTGGCCACTTGTGCTGATGCAGAAGAAGCTGAAGCTACGGCAGCTCTGTTCGGCCTCAACTGGCTGGCAAGCCCGGGACTCTCAAAGGCTATGGAACAGGATTGTGCAGCTACAGCCTCaatctcctcctccacatccctAGAGAAAACGAGACATGTATGTGATTAATTTAGAATTAATTAACGCGAGGATGGGAGGATGATTACCGGAACTGATGGACTGCCGTGTGGCACCCGTGGTGACTGTGACTTGGTGTTGGCCTGCTCCTTCCGaactcgacaaaagccagacgccgATCCCGAACGACTGCATCGCCCGACGCGGCGACACCGGACGGGGCTGCGTGCTTCATCGACCTCGCCGGCGGTAGTTACGGCTTGAATTGCTTGGCTGTTACCGGTGGCTGTGGAGGCTGCTCGGTTGGTGGCGGGGTGAGATTGAAAACTAGTGGTTTGTTGGGGAGGATCGAAGAATTGGGTTTGACACGGGAAAAGGCACGACCTTTAGCGATTAGATTACAGCAGTTTGGTTGAGATAAACGAGGAGGTGTAGCGATGGTAGCAGAGTATGATATATTTGTTACTCGTTGTTGAGATAAATGAGGTGTCTATTTTGTAGAGAGTTTGCGGGATAAGGGTGGCATATTGTTCGGGAGTCGCCTGGTTTTTAGTTCCAGTAGTTTGCGGAATAACAACCGTGGGTGGCATGTTATTTGTAAATTGTTCCAAGTGTGACACCGTGAGGCATTCACGAGTCTCATCTTAAAGATTGTGTAAAATCTGGCTTGCATGTACCGTCTCCAAGTTGTACCGTGAatgtttcaaaaaaataaaagttGTAATGTGAACTCTTGTTAGCCTCAGATCCTGCCGGGCTTAAATAAAAACCGTAGCAGAATCCTCTGACCAAAAGAAGCGTAAATTAATGTTTCCTACTAGCCAGCAGTATTCCATCGAGTATCGTTTACTCGCATCCCAGAaattatcaccatcatcatcatatcAAATGATAAATACACAACTGAATCTGGTCTTATCGTCAGCAGCAGCTAGCACTAGCAGTTACTGATCTTGGCGTCGTCGGCGTCACTGAAGTACCTCTTCCAGAACCAGTGCCGCCGCCAAACCATGTCGACCATCTCGTCGATGGGGACGCCCTTGGTCTCCGGCAGCAGCGCGAGCACGAAGACCCCCATGATGACGATGCAGATGgcgaaaaagaagaagatgaaagcCTTCATGGTGCACATCATGGACAGGAACGCCTGCGCAATGACGAAGGTGAAGAACATGTTGGAGCTCACCGCGAAGGAGAACCCCGCCGTCCGGATCGCCAGCGGGAACGTCTCCGACGGGATCAGCCAGCCGAGTGGACCCCACGACCACGCGAAGCTGGACACGTAGACGCAGATCAGCACCACAATGGCCAGCGCCCACGGGTGGCTAGGGCTGTTGTTCGCCTTCACTTGCACCCACATGATCCCACCCACCGTCACCTGCAATGCAATGCAGATATATAATCTTAGATGAGCACGCGCCATGCATGAGGATTTTAAGAATTTTCTGAGTGTTGATTAATTAGTCAGTGCCCGGACCTGGGCGATGAGCATTTGGACGCAGGCTTCCAAGAGCAGCTTGCGGCGGCCTATCTTGTCGACGAGGATGATGGAGACGAGGGTGGAGACGACGTTGACGCCACCGGTCACCACGGCGGAGAGGAGCGATGCGTTGCTCTCGAAGCCCATGGTCTGGAACAGTACGGGAGCGTAGAACATGATGGCGTTGATGCCCGTGAACTGCTGGAAGATCTGCATGACGATAGCGATCACCAGCGGCGGCCGGCTCTCCCGACGCCTAAGTCTCCGGAACGGCTTCTCCTCCGCGCacagcgccgccgccgtctcgCACGCGGACTTGATCTCGTCGAACTCGTCGTCCACCTCCTTGGTGCCGCGGATTCTCTCCAGCATGGTGCGGCCGGCCTCGCGGTGCCCGCGCTCGACGAGACTCGTGGGCGTCTCGGTGATGATGAGGGAGCCAAGGAAGAGCACCGCCGCCGGGACGCCCGCGCCGCCGAGCGAGTACCTCCATCCGGCCGGGTGGATGTTGGAGGTGTAGTAGTTGACGACGTTGGCGACCAGGATCCCGATGGTGACGTTGAGCTGGAAGAGGATGTTGAGTGCACCGCGGATGTGCGCCGGCGCGATCTCGGAGAGGAACAACGGCGCCGCCTGGTTGCCGAAGCCGACGCCGATGCCGAGGGAGATGCGGCCGATGATGAGCATGACGATGTTGATGGCGCCAGCGCATAGCCCGGcgccgatgaggaagaagatggaggCGGCCTGCATGGTGCGCTTGCGGCCAAATCGTGTGCACACCATTGATGCCCCGAAGCTGGTGGCGAGCGCGGCCAGGTAGAGAGACGACGTGAAGAGCTGCAGCCGCTGGTCGTCGAACTTGCAGTAGTTGTCCTCCTTGGCACGATGCTTCCGCGCGTACACGGCTGGGAAGAACCTCACCAGGAAATCATCCATGGCTGTCACACCACCTGTGCAAACGTAATATCATCCATCAGATCAGATCACTTGGATGCACTAGATCCACGATAATAAATCATATTAAATTGAAGAAGAGACACAACTATACCAGAGATCCCAATGTCGTATCCAAACATGAGCCCACAGGTAGCAGCGATTATTCCACAGATCCATACATACCATGTAATCTTTGCCTTGAATTCTCGATGGCAGCCGGCGCTGGTCTTACCGTCTACTGCAAAACCTCCGGCCATGTTGATGTCCAGTGAGCAGAAGACAGTCACGTGTGGAGACAATGAAAGCAACAAGGAGTGCACACGAATATATAGATGGCTGGAGTGTGCGTTGGATGGATAAACATTACATTGGATAATGGCTGATCTGGTTAAGGTTAGTCAAAACGTTCGCAGGTAATCCACACATCACGGTCCATCATTTATTCACACCTGAAGTAGTTATTCTCTCCGGATCGGATTAACCCGCGAACTAGAAAGATTGCGCTGTGAAAAACGAGAGGTGGAGCTGTTTTGTCTCGCTG
It includes:
- the LOC127292089 gene encoding sugar transport protein 8; the encoded protein is MAGGFAVDGKTSAGCHREFKAKITWYVWICGIIAATCGLMFGYDIGISGGVTAMDDFLVRFFPAVYARKHRAKEDNYCKFDDQRLQLFTSSLYLAALATSFGASMVCTRFGRKRTMQAASIFFLIGAGLCAGAINIVMLIIGRISLGIGVGFGNQAAPLFLSEIAPAHIRGALNILFQLNVTIGILVANVVNYYTSNIHPAGWRYSLGGAGVPAAVLFLGSLIITETPTSLVERGHREAGRTMLERIRGTKEVDDEFDEIKSACETAAALCAEEKPFRRLRRRESRPPLVIAIVMQIFQQFTGINAIMFYAPVLFQTMGFESNASLLSAVVTGGVNVVSTLVSIILVDKIGRRKLLLEACVQMLIAQVTVGGIMWVQVKANNSPSHPWALAIVVLICVYVSSFAWSWGPLGWLIPSETFPLAIRTAGFSFAVSSNMFFTFVIAQAFLSMMCTMKAFIFFFFAICIVIMGVFVLALLPETKGVPIDEMVDMVWRRHWFWKRYFSDADDAKISNC